A section of the Pochonia chlamydosporia 170 chromosome 2, whole genome shotgun sequence genome encodes:
- a CDS encoding DNA replication licensing factor mcm7 (similar to Aspergillus terreus NIH2624 XP_001213626.1) produces MALREFKAPVDYELQQSAFEEFLKEFKTSPEHTIATAMGDITIDEDDLSDEYDFMDEDDEATERRRKEKESRRTPQHKYKLLLQQLADRTIEEITIDLDDVHAWESQTDEELHLVDSIELNTKHYVDVLSKAVDAVMPQPSTDVTFKDDVLDVLMARRQARNRELQEAAERDPTAENDKFPAELIRRYTLVFKPRSGTVDEPAKALAVRQVRGDHIGHLITVRAIATRVSDVKPIVQVSAYTCDRCGCEIFQPVSDKQYGPLTMCPSQDCTANQSKGQLNPSTRASKFLPFQEVKVQEMAEQVPIGQIPRSLTVLCYGSSVRRINPGDVVDISGIFLPTPYTGFQAMKAGLLTDTYLEAHHIHQHKKAYSEMIVDPRLVRRIDKYRQTGQVYELLAKSIAPEIYGHLDVKKALLLLLIGGVTKEMGDGMKIRGDINICLMGDPGVAKSQLLKYISKVAPRGVYTSGRGSSGVGLTAAVMRDPVTDEMVLEGGALVLADNGICCIDEFDKMDDTDRTAIHEVMEQQTISISKAGISTTLNARTSILAAANPIYGRYNPRISPVENINLPAALLSRFDVLFLLLDTPSRESDEQLAKHVAFVHMNNRHPDIGTDNVVFTPHEVRSYVAQARTYRPVVPESVSDYMIKTYVRLRDQQQRAEKKGKQFTHTTPRTLLGVVRLAQALARLRFSNQVTQDDVDEALRLIEASKESLNAEVNTGRRGLNASSRIYNLVKALADSGACRAEDAEDDDLGVELSMRKVKERVIAKGFTEDQWLNALEEYTTLDVWQTTGNGARLVFVTAGNDDEDGMDD; encoded by the exons aTGGCGCTCCGTGAATTCAAAGCCCCTGTCGACTATGAGTTACAACAAA GTGCCTTTGAGGAATTCCTCAAGGAGTTCAAGACGTCGCCCGAACACACAATCGCCACTGCCATGGGCGACATCACCattgatgaggatgatcTGAGTGACGAGTACGACTTTatggacgaagatgacgaggcaaCCGAGCGCCGCCGAAAGGAAAAGGAATCTCGACGGACCCCTCAGCACAAATACAAACTGCTGTTGCAACAGCTAGCAGACAGAACCATTGAGGAGATCACCATTGACCTCGACGATGTCCACGCT TGGGAAAGTCAAACCGATGAGGAATTACATCTGGTCGATTCCATTGAGCTTAACACGAAGCACTACGTCGATGTTCTTTCCAAAGCGGTAGATGCAGTCATGCCTCAACCAAGCACCGATGTCAC CTTCAAGGATGATGTCCTCGACGTCCTGATGGCTCGTCGTCAAGCCCGCAACCGCGAgctccaagaagctgcagaacGCGACCCTACCGCTGAGAATGACAAGTTCCCTGCCGAGCTGATTCGGCGATACACTCTGGTATTCAAGCCTAGATCAGGTACCGTCGATGAGCCGGCCAAGGCTTTGGCTGTTCGTCAAGTCCGAGGCGATCACATTGGCCATCTGATAACTGTTCGAGCCATTGCTACACGTGTGTCGGATGTGAAGCCAATTGTTCAAGTCAGCGCTTACACTTGTGACCGCTGTGGATGCGAAATCTTCCAACCCGTTAGCGACAAGCAATACGGCCCTTTGACCATGTGCCCATCTCAGGACTGCACGGCAAACCAGTCCAAGGGTCAGCTCAACCCTTCAACCAGAGCATCCAAGTTCTTGCCCTTCCAAGAAGTCAAGGTTCAAGAAATGGCTGAGCAGGTTCCAATTGGTCAAATTCCTCGCTCCCTGACCGTGTTGTGCTATGGCAGCTCGGTGCGCAGGATCAACCCcggtgatgttgtcgatATCTCTGGCATCTTCTTGCCTACGCCTTATACCGGTTTCCAGGCTATGAAGGCCGGTCTTTTGACCGACACATATCTCGAAGCCCACCATATTCATCAGCACAAGAAGGCATACAGCGAAATGATTGTGGATCCACGACTTGTGCGACGTATCGACAAGTATCGACAGACTGGTCAGGTGTATGAGCTCCTTGCCAAATCGATTGCCCCTGAAATTTACGGTCACCTTGATGTCAAGAAGGCtctgttgcttttgcttaTTGGTGGTGTTACGAAGGAGATGGGTGACGGTATGAAGATCCGCGGCGACATCAATATTTGCTTGATGGGCGACCCGGGTGTTGCCAAATCCCAGCTTCTGAAGTACATTTCCAAGGTCGCCCCTCGCGGCGTCTATACGTCTGGTCGAGGAAGCAGTGGTGTCGGTTTGACTGCCGCGGTCATGAGAGATCCTGTGACTGACGAGATGGTTCTCGAGGGTGGtgctcttgttcttgctgacAATGGTATCTGCTGcattgacgagtttgacaagatggatgACACCGACAGAACAGCCATTCACGAAGTCATGGAACAGCAAACTATTTCCATTTCTAAAGCCGGCATCTCCACCACGCTCAATGCGCGCACTTCGATTCTGGCAGCTGCTAATCCTATCTACGGACGATATAACCCCAGAATTTCCCCTGTGGAGAACATCAACCTCCCTGCTGCGCTCCTGTCCCGTTTCGAtgttcttttccttctcctcgaTACCCCATCTCGCGAATCAGACGAGCAACTAGCCAAGCACGTTGCTTTTGTCCACATGAACAACCGCCACCCTGACATTGGCACGGACAATGTCGTATTTACGCCCCATGAGGTGCGTTCGTACGTTGCTCAAGCGCGAACCTACCGCCCTGTGGTGCCTGAGTCTGTCTCGGACTACATGATTAAGACCTACGTCCGTCTCCGTGATCAGCAGCAGCGcgctgagaagaagggcaagcaATTCACCCACACCACCCCGAGAACACTGCTTGGCGTGGTTCGTCTCGCTCAGGCTCTTGCCCGTCTCCGCTTCAGCAACCAAGTGACTCAAGACGATGTGGACGAAGCCCTGAGACTTATTGAAGCCAGTAAGGAGAGTCTAAACGCCGAAGTCAACACTGGTCGCCGCGGCCTCAATGCCAGCAGCAGGATATACAACCTCGTCAAGGCTCTCGCCGACTCGGGTGCATGTCGTGCAGaggatgccgaggatgacgatCTCGGCGTTGAGTTGAGCATGCGCAAGGTCAAGGAACGCGTGATAGCCAAGGGTTTCACCGAGGACCAGTGGTTGAATGCCCTGGAAGAATACACAACGCTTGAT GTTTGGCAAACCACTGGCAATGGCGCGAGATTGGTATTTGTCACTGCTGGtaatgacgatgaggatggcaTGGATGACTAA
- a CDS encoding DNA mismatch repair protein Msh3 (similar to Neosartorya fischeri NRRL 181 XP_001261369.1), which produces MAPKPKSAEKKQQSLTSFFTPKTVNGLAASFKQQSEARAAAAAVNDDAESPSRKRPLEEDTDNGNEGLERSSKKSKGIENDVNSEKSTFFAKGKPTNALDAAAAPRAGRYVYDGSPAIPADRSTQGDGDGETRKRNEDLHRRFVKKLGHPDSMSWRSRTAHDEGAAVDEDGDGEDAYEDESPTPAKAKKKGAKSGKLTPMEIQFLDIKRKHLDTILIVEVGYKFRFFGEDARIAAKELGIVCIPGKMRYDEHPSEAHLDRFASASVPVHRLSVHAKRLVAAGHKVGVVRQIETAALKKVGDNRNTPFIRKLTNVYTKGTYIDEVGELDQQAEGAPAGGYLLCITETRSKGSGTDEKVDVGILAVQPATGDIIYDNFEDGFMRSEIETRLLHISPCEFLIVGDLTKGTDKLVQHLSGSSTNVFGDRSRVERVPRSQTMAAESYSHVTQFYADKLKDASQNETASALLDKVLKLPEPVTICLSAMINHLKEYGLEHIFELTKYFQSFTTRSHMLLNGTTLESLEVYRNSTDHAERGSLFWSLDKTLTRFGQRLLRKWVGRPLLDQDRLEERLAAVQELLDKQSTAPIDDLEKLLATTKTDLERSLIRIYYGKCTRPELLSVLQTLQRIATHYSSLKSPSDNPFTSPLLTASINALPQILTTVISYLERINLDAARKDDKYAFFREEYQTEDIQDHQMGIAHVEHELDQHLKVAAEKLKKKKVDYVTVAGIEFLIEVANNEIKNVPASWSKISGTKKVSRFHTPEVMRMISERDQHREALAGACDKAFKDLLAEISSDYQPLRDAVSSLASLDCLLSLSKVASQPGYNKPTFLPSSSEPTIAITQGRHPIAEHTIETGYIPFSTTLAHPSPLAHLITGPNMGGKSSYVRALALIVLLAQIGSFVPADAISLTLCDAIHTRTGARDNLFAGESTFMVEVSETARILRSATPRSLVILDELGRGTSTHDGAAIAQAVLEHVATETRCLTLFITHYQNLARVVDGLPGVTNLHMKFRAGKGPDGDEEITFLYEVGEGVAHRSYGLNVARLARIPRKVIDVAAQKSGEMELDMRMRRLKGACRMLGDVVGGGPGQLEHLIASIEQL; this is translated from the exons ATGGCTCCAAAACCAAAGTCTGCTGAAAAGAAACAGCAGTCATTGACTTCATTTTTCACCCCCAAAACCGTCAATGGACTCGCCGCATCCTTCAAGCAGCAGAGCGAAGCTCGTGCAGCAGCTGCCGCCGTGAACGATGACGCAGAGTCCCCATCTCGAAAACGACCTCTAGAAGAGGACACCGACAACGGAAACGAAGGTCTAGAGCGGTCATCCAAGAAGTCCAAGGGTATTGAAAATGATGTGAATTCGGAAAAGAGCACATTCTTCGCCAAGGGCAAACCGACGAATGCACTGGATGCTGCGGCTGCACCTCGAGCCGGGCGCTACGTGTACGACGGATCACCTGCCATACCTGCGGATCGGTCGACTCagggcgatggcgatggcgaaacgaggaagaggaatgAAGACCTTCATAGGCGATTCGTTAAGAAGCTTGGCCATCCTGATTCTATGTCCTGGCGATCAAGGACAGCTCATGATGAAGGGGCTGCGGTagacgaggatggcgacggcGAAGATGCTTACGAGGACGAATCGCCTACGCCGGCaaaggcgaagaagaagggtgcAAAGAGTGGCAAGCTTACGCCAATGGAGATTCAATTCTTAGACATCAAGAGGAAGCACCTAGACACCATCCTCATTGTGGAAGTCGGATATAAGTTCCGAttctttggagaagatgccAGAATAGCAGCCAAGGAGCTTGGAATCGTTTGTATCCCTGGCAAAATGCGATATGATGAGC ACCCTTCGGAAGCCCACCTCGATCGTTTTGCATCGGCGAGTGTGCCCGTGCACAGACTCTCCGTTCATGCAAAACGTCTTGTAGCCGCAGGACACAAGGTCGGCGTCGTTCGTCAAATAGAAACAGCCGCCCTGAAGAAAGTAGGCGACAATCGCAACACACCCTTCATCCGCAAATTGACCAATGTCTACACCAAAGGAACGTACATTGATGAAGTCGGGGAACTGGATCAGCAAGCTGAAGGTGCTCCGGCAGGTGGTTACCTTCTTTGCATAACAGAGACCAGATCCAAAGGAAGCGGGACAGACGAAAAGGTAGATGTAGGCATTCTGGCTGTGCAGCCTGCGACAGGTGACATCATCTACGACAATTTTGAAGACGGTTTCATGAGAAGTGAAATCGAAACTCGGCTGTTACATATATCACCTTGCGAATTCCTCATTGTAGGTGATCTCACAAAGGGCACAGACAAGCTTGTCCAGCACCTATCAGGGAGCAGCACCAATGTCTTTGGTGACCGAAGCAGAGTAGAAAGGGTGCCGAGGAGCcaaacaatggcagcagaaTCCTATTCACACGTCACGCAATTCTACgccgacaagctcaaggatgCATCGCAAAATGAGACGGCAAGTGCTTTACTCGACAAGGTTCTCAAGCTTCCGGAGCCGGTGACCATATGCCTTTCAGCCATGATCAATCATCTCAAGGAGTACGGACTGGAACACATTTTCGAACTCACAAAATACTTCCAAAGCTTCACTACCCGCTCTCACATGCTCCTCAACGGCACCACCCTCGAGAGCCTCGAAGTCTACCGCAACTCCACCGACCACGCAGAACGAGGCAGTCTCTTCTGGTCTCTCGACAAGACACTCACCCGGTTTGGTCAGCGTCTTCTCCGGAAATGGGTCGGCCGTCCTCTCCTGGACCAGGACCGTCTCGAGGAGAGACTCGCCGCCGTCCAAGAACTCCTCGACAAACAATCCACAGCGCCCATCGACGACCTCGAGAAGCTCCTCGCCACAACAAAAACAGACCTCGAACGCAGCCTCATTCGCATATACTACGGCAAATGCACGCGGCCCGAACTTCTGTCCGTTCTGCAGACTCTACAAAGAATTGCCACGCACTACTCGTCCCTCAAATCACCCTCCGATAACCCATTTACATCTCCCCTCCTCACAGCATCCATCAACGCCCTTCCCCAGATCCTCACCACCGTCATATCCTATCTCGAGAGAATCAACCTCGACGCAGCGcgcaaagacgacaagtaCGCCTTTTTCAGGGAAGAATACCAAACTGAAGATATCCAAGACCACCAAATGGGAATCGCCCACGTAGAGCACGAACTAGACCAACACCTCAAAGTCGCTGCTGAAAAActgaaaaagaaaaaagtcGACTACGTAACCGTTGCAGGAATCGAATTCCTCATCGAAGTCGCCAACAACGAAATCAAAAACGTCCCTGCATCATGGAGCAAAATCTCAGGAACCAAAAAGGTATCCCGCTTCCACACCCCCGAGGTAATGCGCATGATTAGCGAACGAGATCAACATCGCGAAGCTCTCGCCGGCGCTTGCGACAAGGCCTTCAAGGACTTACTCGCAGAAATATCCTCCGACTACCAACCCCTCCGTGATGCCGTCTCCTCTTTAGCATCACTGGATTGTCTTCTGTCCTTGTCAAAGGTCGCCTCGCAACCAGGCTACAACAAACCAACCTTCTTGCCGTCCTCGTCCGAGCCAACAATTGCCATCACGCAGGGCCGTCACCCCATTGCCGAACATACTATCGAAACGGGCTACATCCCATTCAGCACCACCCTCGCCCACCCATCACCCCTAGCACACCTCATTACTGGCCCCAACATGGGCGGCAAATCATCCTACGTTCGCGCCCTCGCCCTCATCGTGCTCCTCGCACAGATAGGATCCTTTGTCCCCGCAGACGCCATCTCCCTCACACTCTGTGACGCTATCCACACCCGTACCGGCGCGAGGGATAACCTCTTTGCAGGAGAGTCCACCTTCATGGTGGAGGTATCCGAAACGGCGAGGATATTGCGCTCCGCCACACCACGCAGCCTGGTTATTCTAGATGAACTCGGTCGCGGGACTAGCACGCATGACGGCGCTGCCATTGCCCAAGCCGTGTTGGAGCATGTGGCGACGGAGACGCGGTGCCTCACGCTATTCATCACGCATTATCAGAATCTTGCTAGAGTGGTGGATGGTCTCCCTGGCGTAACGAATCTACATATGAAGTTCAGAGCCGGCAAAGGCCccgatggcgatgaagagaTTACATTCCTCTACGAAGTGGGTGAAGGCGTTGCTCATCGATCGTACGGACTGAATGTAGCACGCCTCGCCCGAATTCCCAGAAAGGTCATTGATGTGGCAGCCCAAAAGTCCGGCGAGATGGAATTGGATATGCGGATGCGGCGGCTTAAAGGAGCATGTCGGATGCTTGGAGATGTAGTCGGTGGCGGCCCAGGGCAGCTGGAGCATCTCATTGCCAGCATTGAGCAGCTGTAG
- a CDS encoding geranylgeranyltransferase beta subunit (similar to Metarhizium acridum CQMa 102 XP_007807411.1): MAQTGIPSQVPQLAVDAHVKYVQSLDTKKDELEYWLTEHLRLNGVYWGLTAIHLLRQPNALPPQETIDFVLSCQHENGGFGAAPGHDAHMLSTVSAVQILAMVDGLDELDTRGPGKDKVAKYIADLQDPKTGSFYGDEWGEDDTRFLYAALNALSLLGALSLVNLDKAVSHIQSCANFDGGYGVKPGAESHSGQIFTCLAALSIADRLDVVNQEKLGCWLSERQTPGGGLNGRPEKKEDVCYSWWVLASLAILKRTHYIDHDALIAFILSSQDTENGGISDRPEDEDMASSLESTRDCTPVSTNKNIPLHCTVCPETPRFSDVSHLLTHIASKGHLHHETQTKLKAHQDIAASVTLQQYESWYKDNGIEELLVERMKAKQKKEAARNSRTRNSTPSVVSKTRRKSKRPSQKTIVKSEQDELTEDFPLFSGFFPSENDVELDEELASGDMLSLKGQVWPGMGKMDLANEDMKRTRNQRKPNSVIEKMKHTSEGIEPTQVVMTPDLEVERVKGVYDSSSPIPGQEEETPKKTTRPKRKRSQALTEISANIPRRAGRRSGRRNGQSKDKVTPDPRKDDGLAPVTANMQSLRHGNDVFRDDDDALSGIYGDRVFTTPSRHDQRPDVRNRFGLYPFARISQSPLISPTPSSRDVSSRLFSGRNTQRPRVQGSVFDNYGVHANFGANGQSEAASYTINDPSMYNYSSRLPFVPCNNNNTSGNYMFRYNSSSHLQPKSERHQSPAQAELVTGSGNPQYLHLSESNPLFTEDRSIFGSYHAIGPSQSLSSFSMQRMGQCDHHGQDDNAAVGGAIKMESHFNDMMTNVATGECKQTAFTETDVWTSSETLDL; the protein is encoded by the exons ATGGCTCAAACAGGTATACCTTCTCAAGTCCCGCAGCTCGCCGTGGATGCACATGTTAAATATGTGCAAAGTTTGGATACGAAGAAGGATGAACTGGAGTATTGGCTGACGGAGCATTTGCGGCTTAATGGTGTCTACTGGGGACTTACAGCTATTCATCTACTTCGACAACCAAACGCTCTCCCGCCTCAGGAAACCATTGATTTTGTTCTCTCTTGTCAACACGAGAATGGAGGGTTTGGCGCTGCTCCGGGGCATGACGCTCACATGCTGTCCACAGTTAGTGCTGTGCAGatcttggccatggttgatggcttggatgaaCTTGATACCCGGGGACctggcaaagacaaagttGCAAAGT ATATTGCGGACTTGCAAGATCCAAAAACCGGCAGCTTCTATGGAGATGAGTGGGGTGAAGACGACACCAGATTTCTCTATGCTGCGCTGAATGCACTGTCGCTTCTCGGTGCTCTGTCCTTAGTCAACTTAGACAAGGCGGTGTCACACATTCAAAGCTGTGCAAATTTTGATGGCGGTTATGGTGTAAAGCCTGGTGCGGAGTCGCATTCTGGCCAGATCTTTACCTGCTTGGCAGCCCTTAGTATCGCGGACAGGCTAGACGTGGTGAACCAAGAAAAGCTCGGATGCTGGCTCAGCGAAAGACAAACTCCTGGAGGAGGCCTGAATGGAAGACCtgaaaagaaggaagatgtCTGTTACAGCTGGTGGGTTCTGGCCAGTCTGGCTATTCTCAAGCGGACACATTATATCGACCATGACGCTCTCATTGCCTTCATCCTGAGCAGCCAGGATACTGAGAATGGTGGTATTTCAGATCGCCCTGAAGATGAG GATATGGCGTCATCTCTCGAGTCCACGAGAGATTGCACACCCGTTTCGACGAATAAGAATATCCCTCTCCATTGCACAGTCTGCCCAGAGACACCCCGTTTCTCAGATGTATCACATTTACTCACACACATTGCTTCGAAAGGGCATTTGCACCACGAGACGCAAACCAAACTCAAGGCACATCAAGATATAGCGGCATCTGTGACCTTGCAGCAGTACGAGAGTTGGTACAAGGATAATGGTATCGaggagcttcttgttgagaGAATGAAGGCAAAACAGAAGAAAGAGGCGGCTAGGAACAGCCGAACAAGAAACTCAACTCCGTCAGTTGTTTCGAAG ACAAGGCGAAAGTCCAAGCGTCCCTCGCAAAAGACGATAGTGAAATCCGAACAAGACGAATTGACCGAGGACTTTCCTTTGTTTTCGGGGTTCTTCCCGTCTGAAAATGACGTAGAATTGGACGAGGAGCTTGCTAGTGGTGACATGCTGTCGCTcaaaggccaagtctggccGGGTATGGGGAAAATGGACCTTGCCAACGAAGACATGAAGCGAACCCGAAATCAACGCAAACCAAATTCTGTTATCGAGAAAATGAAACACACCTCCGAGGGCATTGAGCCTACTCAGGTCGTCATGACACCGGATTTAGAAGTGGAACGGGTCAAGGGCGTTTATGACAGCTCCTCTCCAATTCCTGGTCAGGAGGAAGAG ACCCCAAAGAAGACGACACGACCTAAGCGCAAGCGTTCACAAGCACTCACCGAAATATCGGCGAACATACCTCGCCGTGCAGGGAGGCGATCTGGTCGTCGGAATGGACAATCCAAAGACAAGGTGACACCGGATCCAAGAAAAGACGATGGTCTTGCGCCCGTGACTGCGAACATGCAATCACTTAGGCATGGAAATGATGTCTTCcgtgatgacgacgacgcaCTCTCTG GAATCTATGGCGACCGCGTCTTCACAACACCTTCACGTCATGATCAACG TCCGGACGTACGAAATCGATTTGGTCTGTATCCATTTGCACGCATATCTCAGTCACCACTTATCTCTCCAACACCTTCATCGAGAGACGTATCGTCTCGCCTATTTAGCGGGCGAAATACTCAACGGCCGAGAGTGCAAGGAAGTGTCTTTGATAACTATGGTGTCCATGCAAACTTTG GTGCGAATGGGCAGTCTGAGGCTGCTTCATATACCATCAACGACCCGTCGATGTACAACTATTCTTCTAGGCTGCCATTTGTGCCTTGCAACAATAATAACACTTCTGGAAATTACATGTTTCGTTACAATTCTAGCAGTCATTTGCAACCAAAATCGGAACGGCATCAAAGCCCTGCGCAGGCCGAGCTTGTTACCGGGTCAGGAAACCCGCAATACCTCCATCTCTCGGAATCCAACCCGCTTTTCACGGAGGACCGGTCTATCTTTGGATCATATCACGCGATAGGCCCATCTCAGTCACTTTCTTCCTTTAGTATGCAACGTATGGGCCAATGTgaccatcatggccaagacgaTAACGCCGCGGTGGGCGGCGCTATAAAGATGGAGAGCCATTTCAACGATATGATGACAAACGTGGCCACTGGAGAGTGCAAACAAACAGCATTCACCGAGACCGATGTATGGACGAGCAGCGAGACGTTGGACCTGTGA